A window of the Lactuca sativa cultivar Salinas chromosome 7, Lsat_Salinas_v11, whole genome shotgun sequence genome harbors these coding sequences:
- the LOC111908143 gene encoding nuclear pore complex protein NUP205 has product MMAILKHDTSEALRRRQYTLLLSYFQYCQHILDPDVPTIVLQSLLVEEQESGDLDLEKDQAELARANLSILRKEAQSILDLAIKDATQGSESGKIMAFFVLDALICIDQAKFEQLAQAMNVINTLSEHVKTFINQ; this is encoded by the exons ATGATGGCAATTCTGAAACATGACACATCAGAAGCATTGAGGAGAAG GCAATACACTTTGCTTTTAAGCTACTTCCAATATTGTCAACACATATTGGATCCAGATGTTCCTACTATTGTTCTTCAATCTTTGTTAGTGGAAGAACAAGAAAGTGGAGATTTGGATCTTGAAAAG GATCAGGCTGAGCTGGCACGTGCAAACTTATCCATCCTAAGAAAAGAAGCTCAATCAATTCTAGATTTG gcCATAAAAGATGCAACTCAAGGCAGTGAGTCAGGAAAAATAATGGCTTTCTTTGTTTTGGATGCATTAATATGCATTGATCAAGCAAAGTTTGAACAACTTGCACAAGCAATGAATGTCATTAACACATTGAGTGAACATGTCAAAACTTTTATTAATCAATGA
- the LOC111908142 gene encoding vestitone reductase, with product MEKGTVCVTGGAGYLASWMIKTLLEDGYSVNATWRSDPGSMEDVSGIMALPGASKRLKLFNADLSKPATFKAPIKGCTGVFHVAHPIDVHGKESEHVLTERAMQGSLGILQACIDSKTVKKLIYTSSASTVVFNEKRLNNEILDEESWSDVDSIRANDKQFGVSYFVSKTMTEKATLEFADRKGFNVVTVLPTNIHGPFVGASCPRAVRGSMALIFGDIGKPRLLVKTPFVHIDDVARAHIHLLEYPKAKGRYICSKVAVTIDELYKILSERYPEYKMSNINSLRAAEKINMADVSSRKLLGTGFRFKYGLEEMFDDAIDCCKRNNIL from the exons ATGGAGAAAGGAACTGTTTGTGTAACTGGTGGTGCAGGGTACCTAGCTTCATGGATGATCAAGACATTACTTGAAGATGGATATTCTGTTAATGCCACATGGAGATCTGATCCAG GCTCAATGGAAGACGTCAGTGGCATCATGGCCCTACCAGGGGCATCAAAGAGGCTCAAACTTTTTAACGCGGATCTGAGCAAACCAGCGACATTTAAGGCACCAATAAAAGGCTGCACTGGGGTGTTTCATGTTGCACATCCGATTGATGTTCATGGAAAAGAATCCGAACACGTGCTAACTGAAAGAGCCATGCAGGGTAGTTTGGGTATTTTACAAGCATGCATCGACTCAAAGACAGTAAAGAAACTTATATACACATCTAGTGCATCTACCGTTGTGTTTAATGAGAAACGATTGAACAATGAGATCTTAGATGAGGAATCATGGAGTGATGTTGATTCAATTCGCGCTAATGATAAGCAATTTGGTGTTTCATATTTCGTTTCCAAGACAATGACTGAAAAAGCGACCTTAGAGTTCGCGGACAGAAAAGGTTTCAATGTTGTGACTGTGCTTCCGACAAATATTCATGGTCCATTTGTTGGCGCTTCTTGCCCACGCGCAGTGCGTGGCTCAATGGCTTTGATATTTG GTGACATTGGCAAACCTCGGTTGCTTGTGAAAACGCCTTTTGTGCATATTGATGATGTCGCCAGGGCACACATTCATCTCCTTGAGTACCCGAAAGCAAAAGGGAGGTATATTTGTTCCAAAGTCGCAGTCACTATCGATGAATTATACAAAATATTATCAGAAAGATATCCGGAATATAAAATGTCAAATATCAA CTCTTTAAGGGCTGCCGAGAAGATAAACATGGCTGACGTCTCATCAAGAAAACTCTTGGGCACTGGATTCCGGTTCAAGTATGgacttgaagaaatgtttgatGATGCAATTGATTGTTGCAAAAGAAACAATATATTATAG